The following proteins come from a genomic window of Planctomycetota bacterium:
- a CDS encoding four helix bundle protein: MAHQFDHEKLDVYRLSIEFVGWVIRLVADMDGFARQARDQLLRSSQSIPLNIAEGNGKRAGKDRCRSFEIARGSAMESAATLDVIAAIGAASSESIEQGKAMQLRIVSMLTKLAPPKD; encoded by the coding sequence ATGGCACACCAGTTCGATCACGAAAAACTTGATGTCTACCGACTGAGCATCGAATTCGTCGGCTGGGTCATCCGTCTCGTCGCGGACATGGACGGGTTCGCTCGCCAAGCGCGTGACCAGCTCCTGCGTTCTTCGCAGTCAATTCCGCTAAATATTGCTGAAGGCAACGGCAAACGAGCGGGCAAAGATCGGTGTCGATCTTTTGAGATTGCGCGTGGATCAGCGATGGAATCGGCCGCGACACTGGATGTCATCGCGGCAATTGGTGCCGCCTCCTCTGAGTCGATCGAACAGGGAAAGGCCATGCAGCTGAGAATTGTTTCGATGTTGACAAAACTGGCTCCGCCGAAGGATTGA